The Salvelinus namaycush isolate Seneca chromosome 13, SaNama_1.0, whole genome shotgun sequence genome includes a region encoding these proteins:
- the LOC120058174 gene encoding heparan-sulfate 6-O-sulfotransferase 2-like, translating into MDEKSTNQHRLYIALVMVLLFGVIVLQYVCPSSDCQLLHIGSLSSRSGGNAIGSRGEVNDIGLSGKDPYVAEDGALARFVPRFNFTTSDLSRLVDFNIKGDDVIVFLHIQKTGGTTFGRHLVRNIKLERPCECHAGQKKCTCYRPGKRETWLFSRFSTGWSCGLHADWTELTNCVPSLMNMREPPKKPTVPSRNYYYITILRDPVWRYLSEWRHVQRGATWKASLHVCDGRSPTLAELPSCYPGDDWSGCSLKDFMDCPYNLANNRQVRMLADLSLVGCYNDSAMSEDERWAVLLESAKRNLRGMAFFGLTEYQRKTQYLFEKTFRLAFIAPFTQLNGTRASSVEVAPETQQRIRQLNQWDVKLYEYARDLFLQRFQVARQQERRQAREKRQQERRRLRGRLGSTRLGIRWPVAMWPSDKPQWTETQAGEAITTHLRPPSPEMKQEREGGAAVEAEVQLPEWWDLEENSTMEDYMDNVEQWR; encoded by the exons ATGGATGAAAAGTCCACCAACCAACACCGGCTCTATATTGCCCTGGTGATGGTGTTGCTCTTTGGCGTTATTGTGCTTCAGTACGTTTGTCCTAGCTCCGATTGCCAGCTGTTGCACATAGGATCATTGTCCTCCAGGTCGGGCGGCAATGCCATCGGGTCCCGGGGAGAGGTAAACGACATTGGCCTCAGTGGAAAGGACCCGTACGTCGCTGAGGACGGTGCCCTAGCCCGGTTCGTTCCCCGCTTCAATTTCACAACTTCCGACCTCAGTCGCCTCGTTGACTTCAATATCAAGGGAGACGATGTTATTGTTTTTCTTCACATCCAGAAGACAGGGGGCACAACCTTTGGTCGACATTTAGTGCGTAATATTAAACTCGAGAGGCCTTGTGAGTGTCATGCTGGCCAAAAGAAATGTACCTGTTACCGGCCAGGTAAAAGGGAAACGTGGCTTTTCTCCCGGTTCTCGACAGGATGGAGTTGTGGTCTTCACGCGGACTGGACAGAGCTGACCAACTGCGTGCCGTCCCTCATGAACATGCGTGAGCCACCCAAGAAGCCTACAGTTCCCAG CCGGAACTACTACTACATCACCATCCTGCGTGACCCGGTGTGGCGCTACCTGAGCGAGTGGCGGCACGTGCAGCGCGGTGCCACCTGGAAGGCCTCCCTGCACGTGTGTGACGGTCGCTCCCCCACACTGGCCGAGCTGCCCAGCTGCTACCCCGGGGATGACTGGTCGGGCTGCTCTCTGAAGGATTTCATGGACTGCCCCTACAACCTGGCCAACAACCGGCAGGTCCGCATGCTGGCAGATCTCAGCCTAGTGGGCTGTTACAACGACTCGGCCATGAGCGAGGATGAGCGCTGGGCCGTGTTATTAGAGAGCGCCAAGCGGAACCTGCGGGGTATGGCTTTCTTTGGACTGACAGAGTACCAGAGGAAAACCCAGTATCTGTTTGAGAAGACCTTCCGCCTGGCGTTCATCGCCCCCTTCACCCAGCTCAACGGGACGCGGGCGAGCAGCGTAGAGGTCGCCCCTGAGACGCAACAACGGATCCGCCAGCTGAACCAATGGGACGTGAAGCTGTACGAGTACGCACGTGATCTGTTCCTCCAGCGCTTCCAGGTGGCCCGTCAGCAGGAGAGGAGGCAGGCCAGGGAGAAGAGGCAGCAGGAGAGGAGGCGGCTTCGAGGGAGGCTGGGGTCAACTAGGCTGGGGATAAGATGGCCGGTGGCGATGTGGCCCAGTGACAAGCCCCAGTGGACAGAGACCCAGGCCGGGGAGGCGATCACCACCCACCTACGACCACCCTCCCCAGAGATGAAGCAGGAGAGGGAAGGTGGAGCGGCGGTGGAGGCTGAGGTGCAGCTGCCAGAGTGGTGGGATCTGGAGGAAAACAGCACCATGGAGGACTACATGGACAATGTGGAACAGTGGCGGTAG